One segment of Fructilactobacillus hinvesii DNA contains the following:
- a CDS encoding peptide chain release factor 3 — MPNKQLQTEVDKRRTFAIISHPDAGKTTITEQLLLFGGIVREAGTVKAKKSGNFAKSDWMEIEQKRGISVTSSVMQFDYAGKRVNILDTPGHEDFSEDTYRTLMAVDSAVMVIDAAKGIEPQTKKLFQICKMRGIPIFTFMNKLDRDSRPPMELVDQLEEVLGIEAYPMNWPIGSGRIFKGLYDRYNHRIEKFQPESEGRAFLPLNDEGQIAEPNDLEGDDIYAEAKDEMDLISEAGNQFDRDKIAHGDQTPVFFGSALVNFGVQTFLDAYLKLAPAPGPHKTTAGTEVAPTAAEFSGFVFKIQANMNPQHRDRIAFVRICSGEFTRGMDVTLNRTQKAIRLSNVTEFMANTRENVQTAVAGDIIGLYDTGNFQIGDTIYTGKQSLQFEKLPQFTPELFMRVSPKNVMKQKSFHKGIQQLVQEGAIQLYTTYDTGQYILGAVGQLQFDVFQFRMQNEYNSDVLMEPMGHRIARWINPDQLDEKMSSSRNILVKDLQGEPLFLFENQFAERWFQGKYPDVQLTAKL, encoded by the coding sequence ATGCCAAATAAGCAGCTGCAAACGGAGGTCGACAAGCGTCGGACCTTCGCCATTATTTCTCACCCGGATGCCGGGAAAACGACCATTACCGAACAGTTACTGCTGTTTGGGGGGATTGTCCGTGAAGCTGGAACCGTGAAGGCGAAAAAAAGTGGCAATTTTGCTAAATCAGACTGGATGGAAATTGAACAAAAGCGGGGGATTTCTGTGACTAGTTCCGTCATGCAGTTTGACTACGCCGGCAAACGGGTCAACATTTTGGACACCCCAGGGCACGAAGACTTCTCGGAAGATACGTATCGAACCTTGATGGCGGTGGACTCGGCCGTCATGGTCATTGATGCCGCCAAGGGGATTGAGCCCCAAACGAAGAAACTCTTTCAAATCTGTAAGATGCGGGGGATTCCGATCTTTACCTTCATGAACAAGTTAGACCGGGATAGTCGTCCGCCGATGGAACTGGTTGATCAGCTAGAAGAAGTGTTAGGGATTGAAGCCTATCCGATGAACTGGCCAATTGGATCCGGACGGATTTTTAAGGGTCTGTATGACCGGTACAATCACCGGATTGAAAAGTTTCAACCAGAATCAGAGGGACGGGCTTTTCTGCCGTTAAATGACGAAGGCCAGATTGCTGAACCCAACGACTTAGAGGGTGATGATATCTATGCGGAAGCCAAGGATGAGATGGACCTGATTTCAGAAGCCGGCAACCAGTTTGATCGTGACAAAATTGCCCATGGGGATCAAACTCCGGTCTTCTTTGGGTCGGCCCTAGTTAACTTTGGGGTGCAAACCTTTTTAGATGCCTATTTGAAGCTGGCCCCAGCTCCCGGTCCCCACAAAACTACGGCGGGGACGGAAGTAGCCCCTACGGCAGCTGAATTTTCGGGCTTTGTGTTTAAGATTCAAGCTAACATGAATCCGCAACACCGAGATCGAATTGCGTTCGTACGGATTTGTTCGGGTGAATTTACCCGGGGAATGGACGTGACTCTAAACCGAACCCAAAAAGCCATCCGCCTTTCAAACGTAACCGAATTCATGGCTAATACACGTGAAAACGTGCAGACCGCCGTGGCTGGTGATATCATTGGGTTGTACGATACCGGTAATTTTCAAATTGGCGATACGATTTACACCGGCAAGCAGTCTCTGCAGTTTGAAAAACTGCCCCAGTTTACACCAGAACTTTTCATGCGAGTTTCTCCTAAAAACGTGATGAAGCAAAAATCGTTTCACAAGGGAATTCAGCAGCTGGTTCAGGAAGGGGCAATTCAGCTCTACACCACCTACGATACCGGACAATACATCCTGGGTGCTGTGGGACAGTTGCAGTTTGATGTTTTTCAGTTCCGGATGCAGAATGAGTACAATTCAGACGTGCTGATGGAACCAATGGGGCATCGAATTGCCCGGTGGATTAATCCAGACCAACTTGACGAAAAGATGTCATCCTCACGGAATATTTTGGTCAAGGATCTGCAGGGTGAGCCGCTATTCCTCTTTGAAAATCAATTTGCGGAACGTTGGTTCCAAGGCAAGTATCCGGACGTGCAGTTAACGGCTAAGTTATAA